In Candidatus Cetobacterium colombiensis, the DNA window AGCAGGATGTGCTAAGTTCCGTTATTTAAAACTTCCTTTAGGTGATATTGGTGGTATACCAAGAGTTTTAGATGCAGGACAATGTAATGACTCTTATTCTTTAGCTGTTATAGCTTTAGCTTTAAAAGATGCTTTTGGACTTGAGGATATAAATGATTTACCAATAGTATATAACATAGCTTGGTATGAACAAAAAGCAGCAATAGTTCTTCTAGCTTTACTTTATTTAGGAATAAAAAATATTCATATTGGGCCAACTCTTCCAGCATTTTTATCACCAAATGTAGCTAAAGTTTTAGTAGATAATTTTGGATTATCTGGAATTGGAACTGTTGATGAAGATTTAAAAAAATTCAATTTATAATAGAAGGAGGAGTAAATAAAATGGCATATAGAATAAATAAAGAGGATTGTATTTGTTGTGGAGCGTGTGAGGCAGTGTGTCCGGTATCATGTATATCTGAAGTTGAAGATGGAAAAAGAGAGATAAATGAGAATGCATGTATAGATTGTGGTTCATGTGCTTCTGTATGTCCGGTATCTTGCATATTACAAGTATAATAAAAGGAGGAGACATTTATGAAAAAATGTGGTTGTGGATGTCAAGAGGAAAAAGAACCGGTAGTTTTAAATCCTCATATTGAAGCAAATGCAGATGAAGTAATTGACGAAGAAATAAGAGAGAAAATTGAGGAAGGAATATTTGAAGATACTCCAATTTATGCTTTAGACTCACTTGATTCTAAATTAAAAAAGAAAAATGAAACACCTGTTATGAATGAAAAAACAATTTTTGTAGATATTTTAAAGGCTCATAAGCTTCCAGAAGGAAAATTTGGACTATTAAAAGTTTTATCTGGAAAAGTAAACTTTATATGGGAAGAAGATCCTGATATTATATATACAGTGGATTCGGATCATCCTTTAGTTATAGTTCCAGAAAAGCTTCATAGAGTAATTCTTAATGGACCTACAGAGTTAAAAGTAGAGTTTTATGAATAAAGTATTGTAGA includes these proteins:
- a CDS encoding indolepyruvate ferredoxin oxidoreductase subunit alpha, giving the protein MAYRINKEDCICCGACEAVCPVSCISEVEDGKREINENACIDCGSCASVCPVSCILQV
- a CDS encoding DUF1971 domain-containing protein, which gives rise to MKKCGCGCQEEKEPVVLNPHIEANADEVIDEEIREKIEEGIFEDTPIYALDSLDSKLKKKNETPVMNEKTIFVDILKAHKLPEGKFGLLKVLSGKVNFIWEEDPDIIYTVDSDHPLVIVPEKLHRVILNGPTELKVEFYE